ATTGCACTTTTGTTCGCCTGCTAAAAAATACTACATCTTAAAAAACTGAATTTAAAGATGCAAATTTAAAActgtatttctttttcatttaattttaaattttgatttgggaTTGATCAAAAGGTTAGTTTGTGATTTGTTAAGGCTCCCCTTGTATGGAAATTTTGTTTCTTTGCTGGCAAACTAGGGACTTGTATCATATAGTCATGCAGTAGtgggtttttatattttttataagcaaattcTTGGGAAAAAGAATTTGTTAGTAGCAATATCAAActttaaacaaatataatactCATTTGgtgtttcaattttcaaccCATACCACTAGAGCTATTACTTTGAAAATGTAGTGGACCTCAATTGATAGACAAAGATCAGCAACTCTTATTTTCAGATGCATTTAATAAAGTTAGAGCATAAGCTAGCTAGCTGTCTTAGTGCATGTTTGAATCTGTGGTAAGTCTGACTAATCACGGTGAGTTATAGTAATTTTACAAAAGTTATGATTTAGagtttcaataaaattataacGTGTCTATGATTTTATCAAACTCACGGTCATCTCAACCATTGAGATCATTTCAttgtaaatgtattttttaattgcgAAATTTTATCCCACAAATGTTCGACGCCAACTTTTCCTTTGTGGCAAGTaacaaactagtttttttttttagtcttgtGGACCTTGAGGGTCCTATTAGGCTCCTTTATTTTTGAATTGATATATGGAAGTAAAGCAACTATTGATTGCTTGTTTTCCTCTTTAAATTCTATGCATACCACTTTTGATGCTTCTAGTATCATGGAAAAGAGGATGAGGATGTATGGTAAATGAATGTGTCATGTACTCATGTGTGTTCTTATCTTGTcttgaattagttttttttggtgtgCTATTTGTTTTGAATGGGAACCTATTAACAAAGAAAGAATCCTTCAAAAGTCAACATCAGTGGCTGCACATGTGTGGTAGCTAAGAATAAGATTGCCctgaatttttttagtattgatGGTGGTCAAAAGAGAGAGGTGGTGGTGATACATTAACAATAATAGGAATTAAGAGTTAGGAAATGAccttatataaatattaattaatgtgaTTACTTCTAAACTTTAAGCATGAGGACATCACCGACAGAACAATTTTGTTACCTTTTCATACTTTGCTGACAGAGGAAATTGAGTCTCATTCGAGTTTCTCgattaaacaaaataaacatcTAACAAACATGCTAGTAGGAACTAAATGTCAAACATTTGCTGAGCTGTGCCACGTTAATTGCGGCAAATTTATAGCTTTGCATGAGTttgaatattatcttttttttttatttatttaaaatggttttttattaaattttccaagaagaatattttataaaaaaaatcttaaaaagttaatcaaaactaaacatgcattttgtgaTCAATGATTTGTGTGAAGTTTGTTTTTGACTCAGTCAGCAAGTAACATTTTAGATACTGCACATTCAGGTCATCCAAATTGGTTGGTTGAGAATAGTATTTGTTTGTCTGTTCCTTTAGTAAATATTGAAATCTTTTTAACAATTTACCAATGGTTGCTTTGTCTCAGCTCCAAGTTGCAGTGCTTCAACAATAACATCCGGGGGATGTGGGAGTGCAACTAAAATCGGCGTTGTTGTCGGAGGTATAACCTTTACTTTCATTCCTCGTATCGatgtaaataaatttgattattgctacatgaataattttgattaatgtTACATGATTGTTCACATTTAACAGCGGTTGTAGCCGGAGTTGTGATTGTGGCTGCTCTCATTCTTATATGGTACTGTGCCAGGCGCCGTTTTACTTGGTTGAGAAAACATACCAGAGTAAAGCGCCTACTACGTGAAGCTGCTGGAAACTCTATTGTGCCTCTCTACGCTTACAAAGACATAGAAAAAGCTACAAATTCTTTCTCTGATAAACATATGCTGGGAACCGGGGCTTTCGGTACAGTCTATGCTGGAAAACTTCACAATGATGAGTTTGTTGCAATAAAGAAGATAAGGCATAGAGACACCAATAGTGTAGATCAAGTCATGAATGAGATCAAGCTCCTTTCTTCGGTCAGTCACCCGAATTTGGTTCGCCTCCTAGGTTGCTGCATTGAGGAGGGAGAACAGATACTTGTTTATGAATATATGCCACATGGAACGCTTTCTCAACATTTGCAGAGAGAGAGGGGTAAAGGTCTTCCGTGGACAATACGACTCACCATTGCTTCTGAAACTGCTAATGCTATAGCTTATCTCCATTCTGCAATTCATCCTCCAATTTACCACAGAGACATAAAATCCAGCAATATACTCTTGGATTATAACTACAAATCTAAAGTAGCTGATTTTGGGCTTTCTAGGCTTGGCTTGATGGAGACATCACATATTTCAACTGCACCACAAGGGACTCCAGGTTATGTGGATCCTCAATACCACCAGAATTTCCATCTTTCTGATAAAAGTGATGTATACAGTTTTGGAGTGGTTTTGGTAGAGATAATAACTGCCATGAAAGTGGTTGATTTTGGCAGACCTCAGAGTGAGATTAATTTAGCTGCACTTGCTGTTGATAGGATTCGGAGAGGTTCTGTAGATGAGATTGTAGATCCCTTCCTTGAACCAAATAGAGATGCTTGGACTCTATATTCCATTCATAAGGTGGCTGAGCTTGCATTTAGATGCCTTGCTTTTCATAGTGACACGAGGCCTACTATGATGGAAGTGGCTGAGGAGCTGGAGTACATCAGACGCCGTGCATGGGCAACTATGGAGGAAGCCATATGCTTGGGTTCATCAGTTGGATCCGGAAGTTCATCGCCTCGCTATGGAAGTGAGAACTCAGTGAGTGGTATTAAGTTGAAGACAGTAGGTCAAGAGAGTGAGGGATTGATTGTTCCACCCAAAAATGATAACATATTGAAGTCTATGGAAATGGAGGTGATGGACAGCTCCCCTGTATCGGTGCATAATCCTTGGTCGAGTGGACCGAGCTCACCTTCAACGAACAGCTTGTTGGGAAACGTCGTTCGGTGACATAAGCCTCCAGCAATGTGAATAATACTAAAGCCATATATACAAcagttttattttctctctcaacTGTCATTGATATAGATATTTTTATGTGTGATTAAGATTCTGGTTTACTAACATCTTCCAAAAGCTTATATGCAAAAATAATCAGCAGTAGATATACAAAATTTTCTATGCAGACAAGATGTAAACTATGAatagttattatatattaagCGGACAATTTTCTATTAAGCAAGAATACCTTTGCtgcttatttcttttattttccctCTAAAATATACTCTATTAAGAGGACAATGTTTTGAAATAGCATGTTGTTAAAAGTTTCAGCTATGTTACTTCTGGAAGGTTATTTTAAAATTACTGAACCAGAAGACGTAGCCACATAGACCCCTAGAACTGGAAGATTATCCAAAGAAAAGTGCCTGTAGTAAACAGCAAAAGATAACTATTCGATTGAGACTTGCGTCTTTAAAATTAACACAACCAATCATTTTCTAAAGAATCGTGCACAACTCAATATGAAGTTTATAAtgtgacggagggagtaatgcAAGTGTCTCAAATTTTCAAACATATCAGTATATGTCATTTAAATTTCATAGTCGTGGATGCTTAATTATAATCAGAGCAGCACAAGAATGTTGTATCTACAGCAACAATTTCTGATTGACCAAGAGTTTCGTGAATTTAGTATCGGAGGGTAAACAGATATACATGGTTTAAACACATCAGTACAGTGAGTAGAGTAGCGAACTTATAAGCGTTGAAGTGCCCAGAGATCGCACGAAAATAGACATTTGAGCTAACAATTGCCATTGATATCGGGTTTTAGATCCTAATCTATAACCGGCTTTtacaatgtttttaatttgtctgCTGAAATGTTGCTCATTGACAAATCTAACAATTCACTGTAAAACAGTATGAAGAGAGTACTGTATGTTGTTATCTAACCATGACTTCTTGGATCAACAACTTGATGCACCTTTCTTGCTTCAGCACTCGAATATTGACCTACAACACGTGCATGAGGCACCGATGTTTCACCACGAGCAAGCGCGTCTACATTTTCAAGCAAGTATTGTCTTGGAAGTCTACCTACTACGTTGCCCTCTTCATTCCCTTCTTTATCGAGGAAGGCAAAGTGTGGAATACCCTCCACACCGAACTCGTCAAGCTCTTGCTCCCATTTCGTGTTATCCACATTCAACATCACAAAGTTCACTTTATTCctgttttaagaagttaaatgtGGTTAAGATTGAGAATTAGTATACACCAAAAATCACAaactatttttacaaagtgttgATATTTCCCTCaaataacatcaacaaaagTGAGAGATGAAAGTGATTACTTGTACTGCTGCTCAATTTTGTAGACATCAGGAGCTAATTCCCGACAAACCTCACACCAATCTGCATAAAACTCAACGACAGTAGGCTTCCCATTTGAAAGAGCCTGTAACAAGAAACATCCAAAACCAGAATACAAACACTATCAGAAAATATATAGCTGATAAAATGTAACAATAACAACCTCAAAttgttcttcaaaaaaaaaaactcaaattgtAAGGTATCAGGTTTTTGGCCTAAGCTCAGGTAATGTACTAAATAGGGGGTTTGGCTACATTTGCTGACGTGGCTAGTTTGTTAGAGGGGAATGCCAGTTATATGAAGGACCGGGATAGCAATAGAGGGGCATTCATTACTTCTCAGTTACGACCTTAGAGGATCTGGGCAGAGAAAGTCCTACCTCTGAAGGAGCAATGCTCTGTGGTTAGTTAGGAATCTACTTCCCAACTTCATTTTATCTTCTTCATCAATAATACAACCCCCCTTTCATCATTCCATGTATTATGACCCATtgtcattattattatagtCTGTCAAATTCTTGTCTTGCAACACAGATGAACTTAAAAAAACCAGGTGTGTAGATTAGAAACATATAATTGGATATaagaaattaactttaaaaCCATTAGTTT
Above is a genomic segment from Medicago truncatula cultivar Jemalong A17 chromosome 5, MtrunA17r5.0-ANR, whole genome shotgun sequence containing:
- the LOC11416546 gene encoding wall-associated receptor kinase-like 14 yields the protein MFLHLHHMIKNFIMIITIFLLSKTRAQNNSNNTTCLNRCGDETLQYPFGISEGCGIKLNCTNNKVQIDDFLIQNLTKNSIFIYLPAKCNRSIASIRPLFNDNFAPTRNNSFLVQDCSASLGGCVIPASSFGGNQIEVESCDSKSSNISCFTQEYHEGDVDVLSYDELNKTKCNYLFSAIAVEQNKEISLQFQAIELGWWLQGSCECSNNATCSTVNLQGNGTGFRCQCVDGFRGDGFASGTGCRKAPSCSASTITSGGCGSATKIGVVVGAVVAGVVIVAALILIWYCARRRFTWLRKHTRVKRLLREAAGNSIVPLYAYKDIEKATNSFSDKHMLGTGAFGTVYAGKLHNDEFVAIKKIRHRDTNSVDQVMNEIKLLSSVSHPNLVRLLGCCIEEGEQILVYEYMPHGTLSQHLQRERGKGLPWTIRLTIASETANAIAYLHSAIHPPIYHRDIKSSNILLDYNYKSKVADFGLSRLGLMETSHISTAPQGTPGYVDPQYHQNFHLSDKSDVYSFGVVLVEIITAMKVVDFGRPQSEINLAALAVDRIRRGSVDEIVDPFLEPNRDAWTLYSIHKVAELAFRCLAFHSDTRPTMMEVAEELEYIRRRAWATMEEAICLGSSVGSGSSSPRYGSENSVSGIKLKTVGQESEGLIVPPKNDNILKSMEMEVMDSSPVSVHNPWSSGPSSPSTNSLLGNVVR